The sequence below is a genomic window from Sorangiineae bacterium MSr12523.
CGCACCAATTCACGCGCGGACGCCTCCAGCGGCAGCTGCGCGACGCGAAGCGCCGTCGAACGAATCAGCTCCATCATGGCGTCGGTGTGCTTCGTGATGACCGCCGCGACGAGCGCCTCCTTGTTCGGGAAGTACTGGTACAGCGAACCGATGCTCACCCCTGCCGCTTGGGCAATCTTGTTGGTGCTCGTTCGGTCGTACCCTTCCTTCACGAGAATGCGAGCGGTCGCTTCGAGTATCACGTCCACCGTTTCGCGCGACCGTGACTGTAGCGCTTGTTTTCTCGGCGTCACATTGAGCTTCTTGGCCATGCCCCGTCCTCGTCAATGCGAGTGGTGAACGTGAGCTATAGCTCACATAATGACCGAAGAGCAACCATGAGCCAATCCGAGAGCAAATTCATTCCCGCGTTGGGCTTTTCGGCCCTCACGCCCTTCTACGATCGTCTGACCCGTGTGGCTCTCGACGAAGAGGGCTTCAAAAGTCGATTGATCCGCGAGGCCTGTCTCGCACCGGGGCACCGGGTGTTGGATCTGGGGGCCGGTACGGGCACCTTGACCATCATGCTCAAGAAGGCGCAGCCCGCGGCGGAGATCATCGGGCTCGACGTCGACCCGAACATTTTGGCCATTGCCGAGAAAAAGGCGATGGCGTCGAACCTCGATATCGAGTTTCGTCGGGGCAGCGCCACCGCACCACCGTTCGAGCCGGGCTCGTTCGATCGCGTGGTGTCGAGCCTCGTGTTCCATCACCTGACCACGGAGAACAAGCTGCGCGCGCTGCGTGCGGCACATGCTCTTCTAAAGCCCGGCGGCGAGCTCCATATCGTAGATTGGGGGCGCGCGCAGAATGCGCTCATGCGGGGCGCATTTTTAGCCGTACAACTCTTCGACGGCTTCGAGACGACCACGGACAATGTCCGCGGTCGCCTGCCGGATTTCATTGCGGAAGCGGGATTCACCTCCGTGGCGGAGGTGCATCATCAGATGACCGTGTTCGGAACCCTCGCCCTCTACCGCGCCTCGCGAGGCGTGTAAGCCACTATGGATTTTCCCAGAGATCCTTCGCTTGAAAGAGCACCCGGGCGATGCGCGCGTCTCCCTCCCAGGGCAGATTGCGCAGGTGCGCGAGGCAGGACGTATCGATGGGGGCCTCGGGATCGTGCATGAAGGCGAGCCACATCTGATTGCCACACGTCACGGTCGAATTGTCCACTTGGCTGGTGGACAACGCAATGTGTCCGGCATTGGGCACCTCGACGAATGTCTGGTACGGCCGCTTGTAATGCTCGGCAATGCGCCGCGCGCCCTCGATGCGCGTCTGCGGATCCAAATCGCCATTGATCAAGAACACCGGCACGTGCGTATTCGGATACCGATCGGAAAGTGCCTCCCGCGGATAACGCGGCCAGATGTCCCAAAGGCGGCGTAGAAGCGTGGATTCGTCGAGGGACGCATAGGCGTTGCGCTGGGCCTCCAACAGCGTATTCAGATCCGGAGGCGTCGGGCCGTAGGGATCTTCGCTGAGGATGATGTGCGGATACAGCGCATCGCCGTAGCCGTACTCCGAGGCCGGTGGATCGTCCGGGTGCCATTCGAACCGCGAGAGCATGCCCGTGAGGGCGGCCACGTCCCCCGGCGCGCAGCGCAATGCGCGGTAAACCATGGCCGGAAGGCCGACACGAAAGCGCACGCTCGCGAAAAGCGCGAGCATGCGCCGCATCCTCACGCGGTCGATTCCCGCCTCGACCAGGGGCGCACATACCGTCTTGGTGTCGAGCGCATCGAACAACTCCTTCATGCGCGCCAGGGGATCCGGACCGAGCTTGCCGCGGCAAAACGGATCCTGTCCGCAGGCGTTCATGAGTTTGCGGACGATGTCATCGAACAATGCATCGGAGCCGAATATGCTCGTTTCGTCCGTGCTGCCCACGCTGTCGAGCGTCACCGAGGTGGGCTGCCGGGGAAAGAGCTGCAGGTAACGCTGCGCCCAGAACGTGCCGTAGGAGACGCCCATCACGTGCACGTCGTCTCCCGGGTGGCGCATGCGCCAGATCAGGGCGCCGAGATCGTGGGCCGCATTGGTGACGGTCAGCTCGCGCAGTCCGTCACCCCATTCGGACTTCAGCGCGGTGAGGCAGCGCGACCAGATCTCGACGGCCTCGGGCACGTCGCTGCCTGGTGCCTGGTGATCCGGACAAGAGAACACTTTCGATTGCCCGGTGCCGCGATGATCGGGAATGAAGATATCCAACGTCGGATCCTGCGCCCGGACGACCTGCGCGGAGCCGATCATATCGTCGCCCGAGCCGCCAGGCCCGCCCGCGAGCAACCAGACCTGACGCCCCGAAGGCTGCGCCGCGGCGACATGCTTCACGAAGATGGGAATCGTTGCGCCGCCGGGGTGGTCCCAATCCAATGGCAGCTGCAAGGTCGTGCACTCGGCATCGTTCGTCGTATCGCCGGGCACGAGCGGACAAGGCGTCCACGTAACGCCGGCACCGCCCGCCCCGTCGTCATCGTGGCGACACGCCGGCAATGCGGCGCACGCGGACGCAGCGAGCAATAAGCAAACAGGAAGGCGCCATTTCATCATGCATAACTTCGTATCACGATTTCATGGCACCGTGCCGTTCGAGGCCATGGGCGTCAGAAAGGTAAAATGCGCGCCATTAACGTCCTAAAGAGGGGAACCGCCAAGGCGCCAAGATAAATTGTGCTGAAGCACCGGTTCCCTCTCCTTCCGCAGAATGGCTACGCTCAATCCACTTTTGCCCTGGGCACGAATGCGAATACCGTGGCCGTCGCCCCCGAGCCGCGGCGATGGATGGGACCACCGGCGAGCACGTAGGCGCCCTGCGCGGGCAATGCGTCCAAATTGGCCAGCACCTCGAGACTGATTCGATGCTCTCGGTAAAGCAACTTCGATACGGCATAGGTCGCATCGGTCCCGACGTCCGGGCTGAATGTATCCGTCCCCAGGGCCCCCCGGCGCCCGAGCACCCCTCTCGCGAGAAGCGCTTCGACGGCGGCCACGCTGAAGCCCGGATGGTGCATGCCCCCGTCGCCGTCCGCATTGGCGAACCTCTCCGTGCCCCATCGCGATTCCCATCCGGTCCAAAGAATCACCGCCGCTTCGCGCGGCATCGGACCGTGACGCGCCACCCAGGCATCCAAGTCCGCGACGGTCACCGCGGCGTCGGCATGGGCCTCGGATTGTGCGCGAAAATCCAATTTGATCGCCGGCAACAAAAGGTCCTCGGGATCCAATTCGTCGGCCGCGGCTTCGTTCGCGTGAAAATGCACCGGCGCCCCCCAATGGGTGCCCGTGTGCTCGCCCTGCTGCACGTATTGCAGGTAGAACCCATCGCGTTCCACGGTCGCCACCGTCGTCAGTTGGAAGGGCGGATCGCCTGGGAACACACTCGTCGTCGCGGGATCGTTCACATGGGCGAGGCGGATGAGTCGGTAATCCCGTAAGAGCATGCCCCCGAAAGTACCACGGCCTGTTCCCTAGGCCCGTCGCTGGAGCCAATACCAGTGCGAACGCACCAAGCGTCGGCGGCTCGGGCGTGCGTCTTGGAGTGCGAAGCCGGAACCGAACGTCGTTTCGAGCACGCGCGGGGACAGCGCAATGCCACTCGGCGGCTCGTCGAGGACCCAAATCAAATGGATGCCCCCGGGCTCGAGCAGCCGAAACACCTCGGACACGTAACCACGCTGGGCCGAGGCATCGAGGCAATGAAAGCACCCCACGTCGAAGGACATATTGAACGGCCCGTCGAGCGCATCCAATTGGGTGACGTTGCCGACCAGAAAATGCACCTGGAGGCCTTCCTGGATCGCGCTCGCCCGAGCTTTCCCGATGGCCACCGGCGAAAAGTCCACCGCGGTGACGCGCAAGCCTTGGCGCGCAAGGTACCGTGAGAATCGTCCAACGCCGCACCCCAGCTCCAACGCGGACCCCTGCCCCCGTGCCATGGCCTTGATTTCGGGCGGAGTGCGGATGTCGCCCCAAAACGTGACCGGCTTTCGGTACGCGCGATCGAAGTCCTCGCTCGTCGTGGGCGGCCCCTTCATCTCGAATCTTGCACTTTTAGATAGCATGCTATGTATATTAGTTAGCATGCTATGAAAGTCAAGAAGGGCTCCCGCTGGGATCCGGAGTCGGCCCCCACGTTCTGGATCAACCATGCATCCCGATTGCTCATGCGGCTCTTCGAGCAGGGTCTGCGGCCGCTGGGGTTCGGCATGGCGTACTTGCCCGTGGTGGTCGCCCTCGAGGAAAACGGTCCGCTTTTGCAGAAAGATCTCGCGGACCGGGCGCATGTGGAGCAGCCCACGATGGCGGCGCTTCTCGCGCGCATGGAGCGCGACGGGATCATCGCCCGCGAACCGCACCCGGGCGACAAGCGCGCCAGCCTGGTCTCGCTCACGGCGGTGGCGAAGGCCCGCGCGCCCGTGGCCAGGGAACGGCTGATCGAGGGGGCCGAGCAGGCGCTGGCGGGCTTCAGTGCGGCGGAGCGGGCGACGCTCGTGGCCCTTCTACGCCGGCTGGTGCAGAACCTCGATGGGGCTTCCATGCCCGACTCGCCCCGCTGAAAGGCAAGGCCCCTCATTTTTCTTGCGACCGTCGGCCGCGGGCTGTCTCTAGGAGGCATGAACGCGAAGCTCTCTTCTCCATCGTCGCTCTTGCTTGCCATTCCCACGTTGGCGGTCCTTCTCACCGTGGCGCCCGATGCTGCGGCCGACGGTGCCGCCCCCGCCCCGGCGGCCGCCGAAATCCGCGTCACCAGCGACCGTGAGAACACCACGCTGCTTCGGCTTTCGGGCGCCGGGACCGGCTACGGCAACGTGGGCGGCTACGGCGTGGCCATGGCGTTCGAGAGCTACGAGCCCTTGTGCACGGCCCCGTGCACGGCGTCGGCGGATCCCAATGGGATTTATCGCATTGCTGGCGAAGGCATCACGCCGTCGAGCGTCTTCCGCCTTCCCGGCCGCACCCACGCCGATTTGCGCGTGCGGGCGGGATCGTCCAGCAAACGATGGTGGGGGTGGGTCTCGACGTACGTCGGTGCGGCACTGGCCGTGGGCGGCGGCACCTTTCTACTGCTGGACGCAATAAGCCCCCAGACGAATTACGATGTGAAGACGGGCGAGGAAACACGAAGCACGACGTTTCGGGACATTGGCATCATCGGGCTCGTCAGCGGGGCGCCCTTTCTCATCCTGGGCATCGTGATGGTCGCCACCAGCGGCACGGATGTCACCACCGCGTCGGGCGAAATGTTGGCGCGCCGGTCGCCGCGGCCGGGAAAGCTCTCCCTCTCCCCGACGGGTCTCGTCTTTTGATATAGCGTGCGGCCAATCGAATGATCACGGCTGGCCGATGGACTTCCTTTCTTGCTCTAACTGTGACGGGCATCCTCGGCGGGTGCGTCCTCGTCGTGAGCGACGATAGCTCGAAACTCGGACCCACCTGCCACTTCGAGGGTGAAAACGCCACCGCCCGCGGGCGATGCATCGTTTCGAGCTGCCAAGGGTCCGTGAATGCGTGCTGCGGCGATTCGAGCTGCCGCAACGCGCTCTCCGGCCTCGACCGGTGCGCGCAAACCGGCGGACCGGATTGCGCGCAGTTGAAAAGCGCCACCTACGACAAAGCGCCGGTCGCCGTGCAAAAGCTCGGCGATTGCATCGTGGGCTATTGCGCCTCGTCCTGCGAAACCTCGCGCGATGGGGGCGTGTCGGGGCATGCCAACGTCCATTGCTCGGGATCGCAGGACTCGTGCACGTGCGATTACTCGCCAGCGTCCTCGAACGAGGAACGTTGCGGTGAACTGACGGTGGACCATGCACTCTGCTGCCAAGACATCGGCTGGCCCGGTCGAGGTCTATCCTGCGGGTGCCATCGATGGGCCTGCAAGGACACCAGCTCGGGCTGCGAATGCAACGACTACAGCGACGGCCCCAAAACCACGTGCGAGAAAAAGGCGTCGGGACACCATTGCTGCGCCACCGACTACTCGACCTGCGTCTGCTCGGCCGAGGCCTGCTTTGGAAGCGCGGTCGAGGTTGCATCCTGTGCCAACACCACCGCTCGATGCAGTAGCAACGAAGAGAAAGTCGATCGGTGCAATTGAGTCAGCGCGGCGCGATTTCCTGAAGCCGCCGGCGAACCGTGCCATCGAGTTGGCTATGGACTAGACGCATGATGCTGTCGCATTCCTCGTTGCTGATGCGCGCGGTCCGGATGAATCGCTCGCGCGTGCGGCGCAGCAGAAGTTCGCGCGCCGAGGCGAGCCAGCGTGCGACGGTAGCGCGGTGGGCGCGGTAAAGACCGGACAAATCGTCGATTCCAAGCCCGTCGACGATGTTCTGTCGAAGCAGGTTTTTCTCGCGGTCGGAAAGCGAATCGAGCGCCGATTGGAAAGCCTCTTTGAATTGCGCGCGGTAAATCTCTTTGATGTAGGCCAGCTCCGGATCGTCGTTCGACGTGTGCGCGGCCAAAAGAGCATCGTCCTCCATCGGGAGCTCGCGCTTGCCTTTGCGGGCAAGCCGCAGCGCCGCCCGCACGGCCGTGACGCGCAGCCACCCATGAAGATCGCCCCGGCCGGTGAAGGCCGAAAGCCGTGGCGGCGTGGCCGCCGTGCCCACGAGCAGCTGGTCACGTAGCGACTGCTTGACGTCGGCCACACGCTCCGCGGTCAGGCGCAACTTGCCCAGCGCCGGATCGAGCCTCGAGAAAAAGCGCTCCTCGAGAATGCGCAGCGCGGCGCGGTCTCGGTGCAGCGAGGCGCAGGCCAGGTAGAGATCGCCCGAGCGCAGCTGCTCCAGTTCCGCGGCCGACGAAACGCGGGCCGCGGCATGGGCCAGAAAGGCCTCCGCCCCGAGCTGCAGCTCCGGGTACGCATCGCGGGCGCGGGCAGAAATTTCCGCCAGCGTTTTCTCCAAGAGAACGGGCGTCCAGGGCGTCGCGGTCACTTCCGCACGGAGGGGCGGAGCGGCGGCGGCGAGAAAAGCACCGGAAAGAGGATGCTCAGTTGGCACTCTCCAAGTATACCAGGGCCGGCGTCGTGACCATTGGGCCGGGTTGTTTGGAAGAAGGTGTGATCCTGGATTTCATCCAGGGCCAGCTCTCGACGCCCGATTTCGAGGAAGCGGAGGCGCACCTCGCCCGCTGCACCGAATGCCGCGAATTGGTCTCCACGTTGGCGCGCGGCCTGGGAACGACGAGCGCGACGAACGAGACGGGCGAGTTGCGCGATGTAGCCTTCGCGCCAGCCCGCCAAGATGCGCGGGCAGCGCCGGTGGCCCCGGGAGAGCTCATCGCAGGGAAATACCGCGTGGAACGGTTGCTCGGCCACGGCGGAATGGGCGTGGTGGTGGCGGCAACGCACGTGCACCTCGGCCACAAGGTGGCGCTCAAGTTTCTCCACCCCGGGGCAATGGAGGCATCGTCTCGGGTCGTGCGTTTCCTTCGCGAAGGGCGCGCCGCCGCACGAATCCAGGGGGAGCATGTCGCCCGCGTCATGGATGTCGGAACGCTCGACAGCGGTGTGCCGTACATCGTCATGGAGTTCCTGCAGGGGCTCGACTTCGCGGCGTTGCTGGCAGAACGCGGAACGCTCCCCATCGAGGAGGCGATTCATTACGTTCTGCAAGCCTGCGAGGCCGTCGCGGAGGCGCATGCACTGGGCATCGTGCATCGCGATCTCAAGCCGGCCAATCTGTTCCTGAGCGCGCGCCCGGACGGCTCGCCGCTGGTGAAGGTGCTCGATTTCGGCATTTCGAAGGACGGAGGGGCGGCCGCGCCGCAGCTCACGTCGGGCGAAGTCATGATGGGCTCTCCGCGGTACATGTCGCCCGAGCAGATCATGAGCCCGCGCGACGTCGACACGCGCACCGACATTTGGGCGCTCGGGGTGATCCTCCACGAGCTCTTGGCCGGCAGTCCCCCGTTCGATAGCGATTCGGCCGTCGGGCTTTCGACCCTCATCGTCTCGCACGCCGCGCCCAAGATTCGCGCCTCGAGGCCCGACGCTTCGCATTCGCTGGAGGCCATTCTTCTGCGCTGCCTCGAGAAAGAGCGCGCGCGGCGTTTTTCCAACGTCGGCGAGCTCGCAGAGGCATTGCATCCCTTCGTTCGCACGGGGACGGCGGCGGCCTCGGCACGTGTCTCCGTGGATCGCATCGTTCGCTTGGTGCACGGAGGTGTCGTCCACCCCGACGCCGTGCCGCGGGGCATATCCATCGTGCCGGCCACGGCATCGACCCGCGATGCGTTCAGCGGCACGCAGCCGGTGGCTCCGCCGCCAAAACGGCGTTCGACCTTGGGCATCGCGGTGGTGACCGCGGCCTCTCTCGGTCTCGCAGCGTGGGCCTTCATCCCGAGCCGGGCACCGCCGCCCACGGTCGAGAAGGTGGAAAAACTTTCGCCTCCGCCCGAAGTCGCCGCGGTGGTCGAAACGCCGCACCCCGCGGAGGTCGTCGCGGCCGTGGATGCCGGCCCGCCGCCGCCGAAGACGCCGGCCCATCGCACACCGGCCAAGGTGCCCAAGCGCCCTGCCCCTTCCGCCGAGCCTGCGCCAGCGCAAACCCCGGAGAGCGATACCAATCATAGCGGCTTGCTCGATCGGAAGTGACCATTCCCATGGTAAGGAGCCGCGTCGCAATCGAATGTCGCGCAGTTTTTTTTCCAATCCCGTGAGACCGTCTTCGAGCATCATGTCCGCAGTGCGCCGCTTCCTAGGCATCACCGCATTCGCCTCCATCGTTGCGATGTCGCCCGCCGCCATCGCGCAATCGGCAACGCCCCCGCAAGCGGGGCCTGGGCCATCCGGCGCCGATCGCGCCACGGCGCAGGAGCTCTTCGATCAAGGGCGAACCTTGATGCAGGCGGGCCGTTACCCCGAGGCCTGCGCGAAGTTCGAACAGAGCCAGCGCATCGATCCGGGCGGGGGCACGCTGCTGAATCTCGCGGTGTGCCACGAGAAGCAAGGCCGCCTGGCCACCGCGTGGGGCGAGCTTCACGATGCCCTGTCCTATGCGCGCCGCGATGGGCGCAAGGACCGCGAGGGTCTCGCGTCGGAGCGCATCCAAGCGATTGCGCCGAACCTCCCGCGCCTGGCGGTGCATGTTCCCCCGGCGACAGCCCCCGGGGTCGAAGTTCGCATCGACGGAGCGCTGCTCGCGCGCGAAGCGTGGGATGTCGCCACGCCCGTGGATCCGGGTCCGCACGAAATCGTGGTGGGCCGCCCCGGCCTGCCGACGTGGAGCCGCTCCGTGGTGCTGCGCGAAGGGGAAACGCAGCACGTGCAGGTCGATGCCGTCGATACGTCATCGCCACCGGCAGTCGTCATCGCACCGCCACCCGCACCGGAGTCTGCGCCGGAGCCACCGAAGTCCGTCTGGGCCAATGTCCCCATCGAACCGATGCCCGAAGGACGGCGCTCCGTGGCCTTTTACGTCGTGGGGGGCGTCGGACTCGCATCGCTGGCCACCAGCGCCATTACGGGCATCCTGGCCCTGAGCCTGCGATCCAAATCCGACGACACCTGCATCAGCGACCGAGATTTTTGCACCGATACGGAAGGAATCGACCGCGCCAAACGAGCGCGCACCTTCGCCTGGGTAAGCACCGGTACGTTGATCGGGGGCGCGACCGCCCTCGCCGTGGCCCTTGTATTGCCACTTCGTTACGATAAGAAGAAAGCTGCCTCACTCCAGCTTTCTCCCCTCCCGAATACCGGCGCGCAAATGACGCTGCGCGCTTCTTTCTAATCAAGGAGTCTTCACCATGAAGTCGGCCAAGGGCATCGCTCTCGTTTGCGCGTGCGCGGGTATTGGAGCCTGCAGTGCCGCGCCGTTGGAGCCGGCACGTGCAACACGTGCTGCGGTAGCACCCACCTCACCGCCCGCCCCCGTTTGCGGCAACGCAGAACTGTTGACCGGCCCTGAAAATGCCCCGGAAGGCGCGGTGATCGTTCCCGCGGGCGACAACACCGGGTTCGACTTCCGACGTCCCGGCCTGACGTATTGGTTCGCGCCCGGCGTGCACACGTTGGGAACCGAGTTGTTCGGACAAATCGCCCCCGGCGCACACGCCACCTTCGTCGGAGGCCCCGGCGCCATTCTCGATGGGCAAAACGCGAATCTCTATGCCTTCACCGGCGAGGCCGAGGGCGTGACCATCCGGTATTTGACCATTCGCAACTTCGGCCGTGGGCTGGACAACAACAACGAGGGCGTGGTCAACCACAACGGCGGCTCGGGCTGGATCATCGAGCACGATACCATTCAGGACAACGACGGCGCCGGAGTGTTCCTCGGCAGCGACAACATATTGAGCTACAACTGTTTGAAAGACAACGGCCAATACGGCTTCAGCATGTTCAAAATGCCCATCGAGAGCGATTCCGCGATCAAGAATCTCGTTTTGGATCACAACGAAATCGTGGGAAACAACAAAGACGACTGGGAAACGCGCAATCCGGGGTGCGGCTGCACCGGCGGCGGCAAATTCTGGGACGTCAACGGCGCCCGGATCACCAACAATTGGGTGCACGACAACGACAGCGTCGGTTTGTGGGCGGACACCAACAACGTCGATTTTCTGTTCGAGGGAAACTACATCGACCACAACACCGACGAAGGCATTTTCTACGAAATCAGCTACAACGCGACGATTCGATACAATACGTTGCGCCGCAACGCGTGGGCCAAAGGTGTCCGCAACACGGGCTCGCCCGGCCCGGCCATCTACCTTTCCGAGTCGGGCGGCGATGCACGCTTGGCCAGCACCGTCTCCGGTTCGACGAAACTCCGCATTTACGAGAACGTTCTCGAGGACAATTTCTCGGGCATCTCGATTTTCGAAAATGCCAATCGCTTCTGCAACTCCAACGGCAACACCAGCAAGGGCTATTGCACGCCCTTCGTGCACCCTACCCTGATTCCGTCGCCTCACGACGAGACGTACGTCAATCCCATCAATGCGACGCACCCGTGCTATGCCCAAGTTGGCAATGAGCCCTATTTGACCGATTGCCGCTGGCATGCGCAAAACGTCGAGGTCACGAACAACGAGTTTCGCTTCGACCCCACCGTCGTTCCGTGCGCGGGCACGTATTGCGGCGTGCAAGCGCTCATGGCCACCGGTGAAAACAACATTCCGTGGTCGCCGTACACCGTAGCCAGCGTGCAAAACGCGGTCATGTTCGGCAATGGCAACGTCTTCGCGAACAATCATTATTACGGCCCCTGGCGTTTCGCCAAAGGGTACGGGGAGAAGATTCGCTTCGACACGTGGCAGGCCGCCCCGTTCCTTCAAGATCAGGGAAGCACCAGCGATCAGGGCCCGCCGCCCAAGGTGCCCAATGTTTTCGATGCCGACACGGCGACCCTCGAGGGCTCCACCGGCCAGTGGAGTGCCTGGTTCTCGGACACGATTGCGCAGACCACCAACGAGGCGCACGGCGGCACGCACAGCCTCGAAATTGCCGTCACCGCCCCGGACGGGTGGGGCGTCCAGCTGGCGAACTACCCCGGATATGACATCACGCCGGGCGAGAAGCTCGTGCGTATTTGGGCCAAAAGCCGCACCGCCACGGCGATCCAACCGAAGCTCACCATCAAATGGCTCAACGTGAACCGGGAGATCCTCCAGACGGACACCGTGCAGCTGCCGACGTTGACCATGGCCTGGCAAGAGGCTTCTGCCACCGTGACTGCGCCCGCGGGCACCATCACGGTCTGGGGTTACCTCACCGGCCCGGGAAGCGCGGGCACGACCTTGTACATCGACGACATCTCCATCGGCGATCCGCCCTGAGCTGGAACCTGCAGCGGATGCATTTGACAGGGCCCTCGTTTGGTGGTCGGCTCCGGCCGGCATGAGGGCTCTGGGCATGACCGCGCTGGCCATCGCGCTCTTTGCGGGCTGGGAGGCGCGGGCGGACGAGGAGGAGCCGAAGCATCGGAGGCGGCCGTTGGCGGCGGGGGCGGCGGTGGTGCCCGGGTTGGTCGTGCATGGAACGGGGCACTATGTGCTCGGGGAGACAGCGACCGGGCATCGCCTGCTGGCCATGGAGGGAATCGGTGCGGCGGGGCTCGCGGGCGGGTTGGCGGGCCTCGCCATCACCGGTGCGTCGCGGCGTTTTGCGGGGGCGTTCGGCCTGCTGACCATCGCCGGCGCGGGGCTTTTTCTCGTCTCCGCCTTGAC
It includes:
- a CDS encoding MarR family transcriptional regulator, giving the protein MKVKKGSRWDPESAPTFWINHASRLLMRLFEQGLRPLGFGMAYLPVVVALEENGPLLQKDLADRAHVEQPTMAALLARMERDGIIAREPHPGDKRASLVSLTAVAKARAPVARERLIEGAEQALAGFSAAERATLVALLRRLVQNLDGASMPDSPR
- a CDS encoding right-handed parallel beta-helix repeat-containing protein, encoding MKSAKGIALVCACAGIGACSAAPLEPARATRAAVAPTSPPAPVCGNAELLTGPENAPEGAVIVPAGDNTGFDFRRPGLTYWFAPGVHTLGTELFGQIAPGAHATFVGGPGAILDGQNANLYAFTGEAEGVTIRYLTIRNFGRGLDNNNEGVVNHNGGSGWIIEHDTIQDNDGAGVFLGSDNILSYNCLKDNGQYGFSMFKMPIESDSAIKNLVLDHNEIVGNNKDDWETRNPGCGCTGGGKFWDVNGARITNNWVHDNDSVGLWADTNNVDFLFEGNYIDHNTDEGIFYEISYNATIRYNTLRRNAWAKGVRNTGSPGPAIYLSESGGDARLASTVSGSTKLRIYENVLEDNFSGISIFENANRFCNSNGNTSKGYCTPFVHPTLIPSPHDETYVNPINATHPCYAQVGNEPYLTDCRWHAQNVEVTNNEFRFDPTVVPCAGTYCGVQALMATGENNIPWSPYTVASVQNAVMFGNGNVFANNHYYGPWRFAKGYGEKIRFDTWQAAPFLQDQGSTSDQGPPPKVPNVFDADTATLEGSTGQWSAWFSDTIAQTTNEAHGGTHSLEIAVTAPDGWGVQLANYPGYDITPGEKLVRIWAKSRTATAIQPKLTIKWLNVNREILQTDTVQLPTLTMAWQEASATVTAPAGTITVWGYLTGPGSAGTTLYIDDISIGDPP
- a CDS encoding protein kinase translates to MALSKYTRAGVVTIGPGCLEEGVILDFIQGQLSTPDFEEAEAHLARCTECRELVSTLARGLGTTSATNETGELRDVAFAPARQDARAAPVAPGELIAGKYRVERLLGHGGMGVVVAATHVHLGHKVALKFLHPGAMEASSRVVRFLREGRAAARIQGEHVARVMDVGTLDSGVPYIVMEFLQGLDFAALLAERGTLPIEEAIHYVLQACEAVAEAHALGIVHRDLKPANLFLSARPDGSPLVKVLDFGISKDGGAAAPQLTSGEVMMGSPRYMSPEQIMSPRDVDTRTDIWALGVILHELLAGSPPFDSDSAVGLSTLIVSHAAPKIRASRPDASHSLEAILLRCLEKERARRFSNVGELAEALHPFVRTGTAAASARVSVDRIVRLVHGGVVHPDAVPRGISIVPATASTRDAFSGTQPVAPPPKRRSTLGIAVVTAASLGLAAWAFIPSRAPPPTVEKVEKLSPPPEVAAVVETPHPAEVVAAVDAGPPPPKTPAHRTPAKVPKRPAPSAEPAPAQTPESDTNHSGLLDRK
- a CDS encoding methyltransferase domain-containing protein is translated as MSQSESKFIPALGFSALTPFYDRLTRVALDEEGFKSRLIREACLAPGHRVLDLGAGTGTLTIMLKKAQPAAEIIGLDVDPNILAIAEKKAMASNLDIEFRRGSATAPPFEPGSFDRVVSSLVFHHLTTENKLRALRAAHALLKPGGELHIVDWGRAQNALMRGAFLAVQLFDGFETTTDNVRGRLPDFIAEAGFTSVAEVHHQMTVFGTLALYRASRGV
- a CDS encoding class I SAM-dependent methyltransferase gives rise to the protein MLSKSARFEMKGPPTTSEDFDRAYRKPVTFWGDIRTPPEIKAMARGQGSALELGCGVGRFSRYLARQGLRVTAVDFSPVAIGKARASAIQEGLQVHFLVGNVTQLDALDGPFNMSFDVGCFHCLDASAQRGYVSEVFRLLEPGGIHLIWVLDEPPSGIALSPRVLETTFGSGFALQDARPSRRRLVRSHWYWLQRRA
- a CDS encoding alpha/beta hydrolase, with protein sequence MMKWRLPVCLLLAASACAALPACRHDDDGAGGAGVTWTPCPLVPGDTTNDAECTTLQLPLDWDHPGGATIPIFVKHVAAAQPSGRQVWLLAGGPGGSGDDMIGSAQVVRAQDPTLDIFIPDHRGTGQSKVFSCPDHQAPGSDVPEAVEIWSRCLTALKSEWGDGLRELTVTNAAHDLGALIWRMRHPGDDVHVMGVSYGTFWAQRYLQLFPRQPTSVTLDSVGSTDETSIFGSDALFDDIVRKLMNACGQDPFCRGKLGPDPLARMKELFDALDTKTVCAPLVEAGIDRVRMRRMLALFASVRFRVGLPAMVYRALRCAPGDVAALTGMLSRFEWHPDDPPASEYGYGDALYPHIILSEDPYGPTPPDLNTLLEAQRNAYASLDESTLLRRLWDIWPRYPREALSDRYPNTHVPVFLINGDLDPQTRIEGARRIAEHYKRPYQTFVEVPNAGHIALSTSQVDNSTVTCGNQMWLAFMHDPEAPIDTSCLAHLRNLPWEGDARIARVLFQAKDLWENP
- a CDS encoding RNA polymerase subunit sigma-70; amino-acid sequence: MPTEHPLSGAFLAAAAPPLRAEVTATPWTPVLLEKTLAEISARARDAYPELQLGAEAFLAHAAARVSSAAELEQLRSGDLYLACASLHRDRAALRILEERFFSRLDPALGKLRLTAERVADVKQSLRDQLLVGTAATPPRLSAFTGRGDLHGWLRVTAVRAALRLARKGKRELPMEDDALLAAHTSNDDPELAYIKEIYRAQFKEAFQSALDSLSDREKNLLRQNIVDGLGIDDLSGLYRAHRATVARWLASARELLLRRTRERFIRTARISNEECDSIMRLVHSQLDGTVRRRLQEIAPR
- a CDS encoding cyclase family protein; this encodes MLLRDYRLIRLAHVNDPATTSVFPGDPPFQLTTVATVERDGFYLQYVQQGEHTGTHWGAPVHFHANEAAADELDPEDLLLPAIKLDFRAQSEAHADAAVTVADLDAWVARHGPMPREAAVILWTGWESRWGTERFANADGDGGMHHPGFSVAAVEALLARGVLGRRGALGTDTFSPDVGTDATYAVSKLLYREHRISLEVLANLDALPAQGAYVLAGGPIHRRGSGATATVFAFVPRAKVD